A window of Proteus columbae contains these coding sequences:
- the epd gene encoding erythrose-4-phosphate dehydrogenase: protein MTIRVAINGFGRIGRNVLRALYESGKRAEITVVAINELADAQGIGHLLKYDSSHGRFAWDVRINNDLLQVGDDTIRLFHHADITDLPWGELGIDVVLDCSGAYGSRADGEAHIAQGAKKVLFSHPGTTDLDATVVFGVNQHELKKEHRIVSNASCTTNCIIPIIKMMDDAFNIESGTVTTIHAAMNDQPVIDAYHKDLRRTRAAGQSIIPVDTKLAAGITRIFPKFKDHFEAISVRVPTINVTAIDLSVTVKTAVNVLDVNRLIQKSATGAFRGIVDYTELPLVSTDFNHDPHSAIVDGTQTRVSGQHLIKTLVWCDNEWGFANRMLDTTLAMAATGFK, encoded by the coding sequence ATGACAATCAGAGTCGCTATTAACGGTTTTGGTCGTATAGGGCGTAATGTGTTAAGAGCGCTTTATGAATCAGGTAAACGAGCTGAAATAACAGTTGTTGCAATAAATGAATTGGCTGATGCACAAGGTATTGGGCATCTTCTCAAGTATGACTCCAGCCACGGACGTTTTGCTTGGGATGTACGAATTAATAACGATTTATTGCAAGTGGGTGATGATACTATTCGTTTATTTCATCACGCTGATATTACTGATTTACCTTGGGGTGAACTTGGTATTGATGTCGTACTTGATTGTAGTGGTGCTTACGGCTCACGAGCTGATGGCGAAGCGCATATTGCACAAGGCGCAAAGAAAGTACTTTTTTCTCATCCTGGTACAACGGATTTAGATGCAACTGTCGTTTTTGGTGTGAATCAACACGAACTTAAAAAAGAGCACCGAATTGTTTCAAACGCATCTTGTACAACAAATTGCATTATTCCCATCATTAAAATGATGGATGACGCGTTTAATATAGAGTCAGGAACAGTAACAACAATCCATGCAGCCATGAACGATCAACCTGTGATTGATGCATACCATAAGGATTTACGCCGTACTCGAGCAGCAGGACAATCTATTATTCCTGTTGATACGAAATTGGCGGCAGGAATTACTCGAATTTTCCCGAAATTTAAGGATCATTTTGAGGCAATTTCTGTACGAGTTCCTACAATTAATGTGACGGCAATTGATTTAAGTGTCACTGTAAAAACTGCTGTAAATGTGTTAGATGTCAATCGGTTAATTCAAAAATCAGCAACTGGCGCATTTCGTGGTATAGTGGATTACACAGAATTGCCATTAGTCTCAACTGATTTTAACCACGACCCTCATAGTGCAATCGTTGATGGCACACAAACAAGAGTCAGTGGGCAACACCTGATCAAGACTTTAGTCTGGTGTGATAATGAATGGGGCTTTGCTAACAGAATGCTTGATACAACGTTAGCAATGGCTGCAACTGGTTTTAAATAA
- the dnaQ gene encoding DNA polymerase III subunit epsilon: protein MSTPITRQIVLDTETTGMNKLGVHYEGHNIIEIGAVEVINRRLTGRNFHVYIKPERLVDPEAFEVHGISDEFLEDCPSFADIADEFLEYIRGAELIIHNASFDIGFMDYEFRKLNRDIPPTETFCQITDSLAMARALFPGKRNNLDALCDRYLIDNSKRTLHGALLDAEILSDVYLAMTGGQTALAFSMEGESSNEQEQNDIQRIERPVSGLRVIRATADELAEHESRLDLVEKKGGHCLWRPAPNDETV from the coding sequence ATGAGCACTCCAATCACACGACAAATTGTACTTGATACCGAAACCACCGGTATGAATAAGCTGGGCGTTCATTATGAAGGTCATAATATCATTGAAATTGGTGCCGTAGAGGTTATCAATCGTCGACTAACAGGGCGAAATTTCCATGTTTATATTAAGCCTGAAAGATTAGTTGATCCTGAAGCGTTTGAAGTTCACGGTATTAGTGATGAATTTTTAGAGGATTGTCCTTCTTTTGCTGATATTGCTGATGAATTTTTAGAATATATTCGTGGCGCAGAGCTGATTATTCATAACGCATCGTTCGATATCGGCTTTATGGATTATGAGTTTAGAAAGCTTAATCGTGATATTCCGCCTACCGAAACGTTCTGCCAAATTACCGATAGCCTTGCAATGGCAAGGGCATTATTCCCTGGTAAACGAAATAATCTTGATGCCTTATGTGATAGATACTTAATAGATAACTCTAAACGTACTCTTCATGGCGCGTTATTGGATGCTGAAATACTTTCTGATGTTTACTTGGCTATGACCGGTGGACAAACAGCATTGGCATTTTCAATGGAAGGCGAATCAAGTAACGAGCAAGAGCAAAATGATATTCAGCGTATCGAGCGCCCAGTTTCAGGCTTAAGAGTAATAAGAGCAACCGCAGATGAACTTGCTGAGCATGAGTCTCGATTAGATTTAGTTGAGAAGAAAGGCGGGCATTGTTTATGGCGTCCTGCACCAAATGATGAAACTGTTTGA
- the fbaA gene encoding class II fructose-bisphosphate aldolase encodes MSKVFDFVKPGVITGDDVQKVFAVAKENKFALPAVNCVGTDSINAVLEAAAKVRSPVIVQFSNGGAAFIAGKGLKSDVPQQAAILGAISGAHHVHQMAEYYGVPVILHTDHCAKKLLPWIDGLLDAGEKHYAKTGKPLFSSHMIDLSEESLEENIEICAKYLARMAKIDMTLEIELGCTGGEEDGVDNTGMDSSALYTQPEDVAYAYEKLSAVSPRFTIAASFGNVHGVYKPGNVQLTPKILRNSQDYVSEKFNLPHNSLDFVFHGGSGSSAEEIKEAVGYGVIKMNIDTDTQWATWDGILQFYKKNEGYLQGQLGNPEGADKPNKKYYDPRNWLRQAQASMVVRLEQAFKELNSVDVL; translated from the coding sequence ATGTCTAAAGTTTTTGATTTCGTGAAACCGGGTGTCATCACTGGTGATGATGTACAAAAAGTATTTGCGGTAGCAAAAGAAAATAAATTTGCTCTGCCTGCGGTTAACTGTGTAGGTACTGACTCAATCAATGCTGTGTTAGAAGCTGCTGCGAAAGTTCGTTCTCCTGTTATTGTACAGTTCTCTAACGGTGGTGCTGCATTTATCGCAGGTAAAGGTCTTAAATCTGATGTACCACAGCAAGCTGCTATTTTAGGCGCAATTTCAGGTGCTCACCATGTGCACCAAATGGCTGAATATTACGGTGTTCCTGTTATTCTGCATACTGACCACTGTGCGAAAAAATTATTACCATGGATTGATGGTCTGTTAGATGCTGGTGAGAAACACTACGCTAAAACAGGCAAACCACTGTTCTCTTCTCACATGATTGACTTATCTGAAGAGTCATTAGAAGAAAACATCGAAATCTGTGCTAAATATTTAGCGCGTATGGCTAAAATCGATATGACTTTAGAAATCGAATTAGGCTGTACGGGTGGTGAAGAAGACGGTGTTGATAACACGGGTATGGACAGCTCTGCGCTTTATACTCAACCAGAAGATGTTGCTTACGCATACGAAAAACTGAGTGCGGTAAGCCCTCGTTTCACTATCGCGGCATCTTTCGGTAACGTTCACGGTGTTTATAAACCAGGTAACGTTCAGTTAACGCCAAAAATTCTACGTAACTCACAAGACTACGTATCAGAAAAATTCAACTTACCACACAATAGCTTAGATTTCGTATTCCACGGCGGCTCCGGTTCTTCAGCAGAAGAAATCAAAGAAGCTGTTGGCTATGGTGTTATCAAAATGAATATCGATACAGATACTCAGTGGGCAACTTGGGATGGTATCTTACAGTTCTACAAAAAGAACGAAGGCTATTTGCAAGGTCAGTTAGGTAACCCAGAAGGTGCTGATAAACCTAACAAGAAATACTACGACCCACGTAACTGGTTACGTCAAGCACAAGCATCAATGGTTGTTCGTTTAGAACAAGCCTTTAAAGAACTGAATTCAGTTGATGTTCTGTAA
- a CDS encoding methyltransferase domain-containing protein → MKAARSVKPITMPDSWRDIPWGEYYRMAIELRLQNWWPKIYGFHLLKLGQLSAELDTKLSIVSHQVNVTSNAINADVIASLDYLPFENKSVDVCLMAHVLDYSADPHWLLREADRVLIDDGWIVLTSFNPISLLGLGKCTPVLRQKQPYSSRMFSLRRQIDWLSVLNYEVMTQQNFQIMPCSRPIKRDGSRYHTGGCLNLIIARKRTLPLTPTALKFALPRMSVKGRVLGATRNHSEP, encoded by the coding sequence ATGAAAGCAGCGCGTTCAGTAAAACCAATTACAATGCCGGATTCTTGGCGTGATATTCCTTGGGGGGAATATTATCGCATGGCGATTGAATTGCGTTTACAAAACTGGTGGCCGAAAATATATGGCTTTCATTTGCTAAAACTCGGTCAACTCAGTGCCGAGTTGGATACCAAATTAAGTATCGTTTCACATCAAGTCAATGTGACATCAAATGCAATAAATGCGGATGTTATCGCGTCTTTAGATTATCTACCCTTTGAAAATAAATCGGTTGATGTTTGCCTTATGGCTCATGTACTTGATTATAGTGCAGATCCTCATTGGCTATTAAGAGAAGCTGATCGTGTTTTAATTGATGATGGCTGGATAGTATTAACGAGCTTTAACCCTATTAGTTTATTAGGACTGGGTAAATGCACGCCTGTTTTACGACAAAAACAGCCTTATTCAAGTCGCATGTTTTCACTTCGACGCCAAATTGATTGGCTTAGTGTGCTAAATTACGAAGTGATGACACAACAGAATTTCCAGATTATGCCATGTTCAAGACCAATAAAACGTGATGGTAGCCGCTATCACACCGGTGGCTGTTTAAATTTAATTATTGCTCGTAAAAGAACGCTTCCTTTAACACCCACTGCATTGAAATTTGCATTGCCACGCATGAGTGTAAAAGGTCGAGTATTAGGTGCTACACGCAATCACTCAGAGCCATAA
- the gloB gene encoding hydroxyacylglutathione hydrolase, with amino-acid sequence MELIRIPALSDNYIWLLSNENSECVIVDPSQAEPVIEMLSQRSLIPIAILLTHHHDDHVGGVAELVKKYPNIDVFGPQETQNKGAENIIHNQERIIVGSFTFNVIGTPGHTLGHVAYYCEPYLFCGDTLFSGGCGRLFEGTAQQMFSSLQRLRALPDNTLICCAHEYTLSNMTFAHHIMPENALITDYLAQVSEMRKNLQPTVPITLKNEKNINLFLKSDDIDLQRILGITPNTYAPIKTFTKLRELKDNF; translated from the coding sequence ATGGAGCTTATCAGAATTCCTGCTTTATCCGATAACTACATTTGGCTATTAAGTAATGAAAATAGTGAATGTGTGATTGTGGATCCTTCACAAGCCGAGCCCGTTATTGAAATGCTCTCTCAACGCTCACTAATACCTATCGCGATTTTATTAACCCACCATCATGATGATCATGTTGGTGGAGTTGCTGAACTTGTAAAAAAATATCCTAACATTGACGTTTTTGGCCCACAAGAAACACAAAATAAAGGTGCCGAAAATATTATTCATAATCAAGAGCGTATTATTGTTGGCTCTTTCACTTTTAATGTGATTGGCACACCGGGTCATACATTAGGTCATGTTGCTTATTATTGTGAACCATATTTATTTTGTGGCGATACACTTTTTTCTGGTGGTTGTGGTCGTTTATTCGAAGGTACCGCACAACAAATGTTTAGTTCATTACAAAGATTGAGAGCTTTACCTGATAACACATTAATTTGTTGTGCTCATGAATACACCCTATCAAACATGACCTTTGCACATCATATCATGCCAGAAAATGCACTTATTACCGATTATTTAGCCCAAGTTAGTGAAATGCGTAAAAATTTGCAACCTACTGTGCCAATAACACTAAAAAACGAAAAGAATATTAATCTTTTTTTGAAATCTGACGATATTGATTTACAAAGGATTTTAGGTATAACCCCTAATACTTACGCGCCAATTAAGACATTTACAAAATTAAGAGAATTAAAAGACAACTTTTAA
- the mltD gene encoding murein transglycosylase D translates to MKTKAILFSILLLAGCQQSKNIKPNLSAITPTSTKGTSTSHQPQYDVKTNLWGYVVSELKMDLPENERISQQELYFLNNPKHIQSVASRAEPYMYSIIDEIEKRELPMELALVPVVESEFNPHVTSSANAAGLWQFVPITGNYYGLAQNQWYDGRRDVMASTKAALDLLERLYVMFDSDWALALAAYNAGEGRVMQAIKANESKNLPTDYWSLSLPKETMNYVPKILALSKVIRENEETITFPKSNYRDKALASFDVGEQITLNKVAELSQLPINTVKDYNPGYKRGITAPNGPHVIMLPRNKLDQFRNAFEDEAVLETIRLAVAKTNQSIKQEGVYKVRSGDSFYAIARRYNMSVKDLQRINGLNAKSTLLVGQTLKIHNAGSVSNTTTTKPTKPSPSYYKVRQGDSYYSIARRHGINLKLLMSWNADIKMLKPGTQLTLYTK, encoded by the coding sequence ATGAAGACAAAAGCGATTTTGTTCTCCATATTGCTCTTGGCGGGTTGCCAGCAATCGAAGAACATTAAACCTAATTTGTCTGCGATCACACCAACATCAACGAAAGGGACTTCAACTTCTCACCAACCTCAATATGATGTAAAAACCAATTTATGGGGTTATGTGGTAAGTGAATTGAAAATGGACCTCCCTGAAAATGAAAGGATCTCGCAGCAAGAATTATATTTTTTAAATAATCCCAAACATATACAGAGTGTTGCTTCTCGTGCTGAACCTTATATGTATTCGATTATTGATGAAATTGAAAAACGTGAATTACCGATGGAACTTGCACTTGTTCCTGTCGTTGAAAGTGAGTTTAATCCCCATGTTACCTCTTCTGCAAATGCCGCAGGTTTATGGCAATTTGTACCGATAACCGGTAATTACTATGGTTTGGCACAAAACCAATGGTATGACGGTCGTCGTGATGTTATGGCATCAACTAAAGCTGCCCTTGATTTACTTGAGCGCCTTTATGTGATGTTTGATAGTGATTGGGCACTTGCCCTTGCTGCTTATAACGCAGGTGAAGGCCGTGTTATGCAAGCAATAAAGGCAAATGAAAGTAAGAACTTACCAACAGACTATTGGTCGCTTTCTTTACCCAAAGAAACCATGAATTATGTTCCTAAAATTCTAGCATTGAGCAAAGTTATTCGTGAAAACGAAGAAACCATTACTTTTCCCAAAAGTAACTACCGAGATAAAGCGTTAGCCTCATTTGATGTCGGCGAGCAAATCACGTTAAATAAAGTCGCTGAATTAAGTCAGTTACCTATTAATACAGTAAAAGATTATAATCCCGGCTATAAGCGTGGAATAACCGCACCGAATGGCCCTCATGTCATTATGTTGCCTCGCAACAAGCTTGACCAATTCCGCAACGCTTTTGAAGACGAAGCTGTATTAGAAACTATTCGCTTGGCTGTTGCCAAAACGAATCAATCTATTAAGCAAGAAGGCGTTTATAAGGTTCGTTCAGGGGATTCGTTTTACGCCATTGCTCGTCGCTACAATATGAGTGTAAAAGACTTACAGCGTATTAATGGATTGAATGCAAAGAGCACATTACTGGTTGGTCAAACATTAAAAATTCATAATGCAGGTAGTGTCAGTAATACCACGACAACGAAACCAACAAAACCTTCACCAAGCTACTATAAAGTACGCCAAGGTGACTCTTATTACAGTATTGCCCGCCGTCACGGCATTAATCTTAAATTATTAATGAGCTGGAACGCCGACATTAAGATGTTAAAACCGGGTACACAACTCACGCTTTATACTAAATAG
- the rnhA gene encoding ribonuclease HI gives MHKQVEIFTDGSCLGNPGPGGYGAILRYQQHEKTLSEGFFMTTNNRMELLAAIVALETLKFPCKITLTTDSQYVRQGITQWIHSWKKRQWRKADKSPVLNVDLWKRLDSAITRHEIEWHWVKGHAGHDENERCDELAKTAAQSPTQEDTGYIESQKDKTQ, from the coding sequence ATGCACAAGCAGGTAGAAATATTCACCGATGGTTCATGCTTAGGCAACCCAGGCCCCGGTGGTTATGGCGCTATTTTACGCTATCAACAACATGAAAAAACCCTAAGTGAAGGTTTTTTTATGACCACCAATAACCGAATGGAACTTCTTGCCGCTATCGTAGCATTAGAAACATTAAAATTCCCTTGTAAAATTACACTGACAACAGATAGCCAATATGTCAGACAAGGTATCACACAGTGGATCCATAGCTGGAAAAAGCGCCAATGGCGCAAAGCAGACAAAAGCCCTGTGCTTAATGTCGATTTATGGAAACGCTTAGATAGTGCTATTACTCGTCATGAAATTGAATGGCATTGGGTAAAAGGCCATGCAGGTCATGATGAAAATGAACGTTGTGATGAATTAGCAAAAACGGCAGCTCAATCACCTACACAAGAAGATACTGGCTATATTGAAAGCCAGAAAGATAAAACACAATGA
- the pgk gene encoding phosphoglycerate kinase, protein MSVIKMTDLDLAGKRVLIRADLNVPVKDGKVTSDARIRASLPTIEAALKQGAKVMVTSHLGRPTEGEYNEEFSLKPVVDYLKDKLTAPVSLAKDYLNGVEVNAGELVVLENVRFNKGEKKDDETLSKQYAALCDVFVMDAFGTAHRAQASTHGVAKFAQVACAGPLLSAELEALGKALDKPARPMVAIVGGSKVSTKLTVLDSLSKIADQLIVGGGIANTFIAAEGHPVGRSLYEADLVDDAKKLMEKCDIPVPSDVRVATEFSETAEAVLKSASDIKDDEQVLDIGDVTAERLAEILKNAKTILWNGPVGVFEFPNFRKGTEIIANAIADSEAFSIAGGGDTLAAIDLFDIADKISYISTGGGAFLEFVEGKKLPAVAMLEERAKQ, encoded by the coding sequence ATGTCTGTAATTAAGATGACCGATTTAGACCTAGCGGGTAAACGAGTTCTTATCCGTGCTGACCTGAACGTTCCAGTTAAAGATGGTAAAGTGACTTCAGATGCGCGTATCCGTGCTTCTTTACCAACAATTGAAGCCGCGTTAAAACAAGGCGCTAAAGTGATGGTAACTTCTCACTTAGGTCGTCCTACTGAAGGTGAGTACAACGAAGAGTTCTCTTTAAAACCAGTTGTTGACTATCTGAAAGATAAATTAACTGCACCAGTTAGCCTTGCTAAAGACTATTTAAATGGTGTTGAAGTCAATGCAGGTGAATTAGTTGTTCTTGAAAACGTTCGTTTTAACAAAGGCGAAAAGAAAGACGACGAAACTCTGTCTAAGCAATACGCTGCATTATGTGATGTTTTCGTCATGGATGCATTTGGTACCGCTCACCGTGCTCAAGCATCAACTCATGGTGTTGCTAAATTTGCACAAGTTGCTTGCGCGGGCCCTCTGTTATCAGCAGAGCTTGAAGCATTAGGTAAAGCATTAGATAAACCTGCTCGCCCAATGGTTGCGATTGTTGGTGGTTCTAAAGTTTCAACTAAACTGACTGTATTAGATTCTTTATCAAAAATTGCTGACCAATTAATCGTTGGTGGTGGTATCGCAAATACCTTTATCGCAGCAGAAGGTCATCCAGTAGGTCGTTCTTTATATGAAGCAGACCTTGTTGATGATGCTAAAAAACTGATGGAAAAATGTGATATTCCAGTACCAAGTGATGTTCGTGTTGCAACTGAGTTCTCTGAAACTGCTGAAGCTGTTTTAAAATCAGCAAGTGACATCAAAGATGATGAACAAGTGCTGGATATCGGTGATGTGACAGCAGAACGTTTAGCTGAGATCCTGAAAAATGCGAAAACTATCCTGTGGAATGGTCCAGTCGGTGTGTTTGAATTCCCTAACTTCCGCAAAGGTACAGAAATCATTGCTAATGCAATCGCAGATAGTGAAGCATTCTCTATCGCAGGTGGTGGTGATACGCTGGCTGCTATTGATTTATTTGATATCGCAGACAAAATCTCTTACATTTCAACCGGTGGTGGTGCTTTCTTAGAATTCGTTGAAGGTAAAAAACTTCCTGCTGTTGCAATGTTAGAAGAACGCGCTAAACAGTAA
- the tkt gene encoding transketolase, whose translation MTTRKTLANAIRFLSMDAVQKAKSGHPGAPMGMADIAEVLWRDFLNHNPTNPNWADRDRFVLSNGHASMLIYSLLHLSGYEVSLDDLKNFRQLHSKTPGHPEYGYTPGVETTTGPLGQGIANAVGFAIAERTLAAQFNRPGHDIVDHYTYAFMGDGCMMEGISHEACSLAGTLQLGKLIAFYDDNGISIDGQVHGWFTDNTAERFDAYGWHVISGIDGHDAASIKAAVEAAKQITDKPSLLICKTTIGFGSPHKAGTADSHGSPLGDAEIAETRKALGWEYGAFEIPQEIYKEWDAKEAGKAKEAAWDAKFAAYAAQFPELAAEFKRRVSGELPANWEKDSKAFIENLQQNPSSIASRKASQNALEAFGKVLPEFMGGSADLAPSNLTMWSGSKALNEDKAGNYIHYGVREFGMSAIMNGIALHGGFVPYGATFLMFMEYARNAVRMAALMKIRSIFVYTHDSIGLGEDGPTHQPVEQMASLRVTPNVSTWRPCDQVESAVAWKYAIDRKDGPTALIFSRQNLAQQPRTPEQLANIEKGGYILKDCAGTPELIFIATGSEVELAVSAYEQLTAEGRKVRVVSMPATDAFDKQDADYREAVLPASVKARVAIEAGIADYWFKYVGLDGAIVGMRSFGESAPANELFEEFGFTVENVVTQAKSLLK comes from the coding sequence ATGACCACTCGTAAAACCCTTGCTAATGCGATCCGTTTTTTAAGTATGGATGCTGTGCAAAAAGCGAAATCAGGACACCCTGGCGCCCCTATGGGTATGGCTGATATTGCAGAAGTATTATGGCGTGATTTTTTAAATCATAACCCAACTAACCCTAACTGGGCTGATCGTGACCGCTTCGTTTTATCTAATGGTCATGCTTCAATGCTGATTTACAGTTTACTGCACCTGTCTGGTTATGAAGTTTCTTTAGATGATCTGAAAAACTTCCGTCAATTGCATTCTAAAACACCAGGTCACCCAGAATATGGTTATACCCCAGGTGTTGAAACAACAACGGGTCCTTTAGGTCAAGGTATTGCAAACGCAGTGGGTTTTGCTATTGCAGAACGTACATTAGCGGCTCAATTTAACCGTCCTGGTCATGACATTGTTGACCATTACACCTACGCCTTTATGGGTGATGGTTGTATGATGGAAGGTATCTCCCACGAAGCGTGTTCTTTAGCGGGAACATTACAATTAGGTAAACTGATTGCATTCTATGATGACAATGGCATCTCTATTGATGGTCAAGTGCATGGTTGGTTTACTGATAACACAGCAGAACGTTTCGACGCTTATGGCTGGCATGTAATCAGTGGTATTGATGGCCACGATGCAGCAAGCATTAAAGCAGCTGTTGAAGCAGCAAAACAAATCACTGACAAACCTTCACTGCTGATATGTAAAACCACTATCGGTTTTGGTTCTCCTCATAAAGCAGGTACTGCTGATTCTCACGGTTCTCCATTAGGTGATGCAGAAATCGCTGAAACACGTAAAGCGTTAGGCTGGGAATACGGCGCATTCGAAATTCCACAAGAAATTTATAAAGAGTGGGATGCGAAAGAAGCGGGTAAAGCAAAAGAAGCTGCATGGGATGCTAAATTTGCTGCATACGCAGCACAATTCCCTGAATTAGCGGCTGAATTCAAACGCCGTGTTTCTGGTGAATTACCAGCAAACTGGGAAAAAGATTCCAAAGCATTTATTGAAAATCTGCAACAAAACCCTTCAAGCATTGCAAGCCGTAAAGCGTCTCAAAATGCATTAGAAGCATTCGGTAAAGTATTACCAGAATTCATGGGCGGTTCTGCGGACTTAGCACCAAGTAACCTGACTATGTGGTCTGGTTCTAAAGCGCTGAACGAAGACAAAGCGGGTAACTACATCCATTACGGTGTACGTGAATTCGGTATGTCTGCAATCATGAACGGTATTGCACTACATGGCGGTTTTGTTCCTTACGGTGCTACCTTCCTGATGTTTATGGAATATGCACGTAATGCTGTACGTATGGCTGCACTGATGAAGATCCGCAGTATCTTTGTTTATACTCATGACTCTATCGGTCTGGGTGAAGATGGTCCAACTCACCAACCTGTTGAGCAAATGGCAAGCCTGCGTGTAACTCCAAACGTGAGCACATGGCGTCCATGTGACCAAGTTGAATCAGCTGTTGCATGGAAATATGCAATTGATCGTAAAGATGGTCCAACAGCTCTGATCTTCTCTCGTCAAAACCTTGCACAACAACCACGTACTCCAGAGCAACTGGCAAATATCGAGAAGGGTGGTTACATCCTGAAAGATTGCGCTGGTACTCCAGAATTAATCTTTATTGCCACAGGTTCTGAAGTTGAATTAGCGGTTAGCGCTTATGAACAACTGACAGCTGAAGGCCGTAAAGTACGTGTTGTTTCTATGCCAGCAACAGATGCATTTGATAAACAAGATGCAGATTACCGTGAGGCAGTATTACCAGCATCAGTGAAAGCGCGTGTTGCTATCGAAGCAGGTATTGCTGACTACTGGTTCAAGTATGTTGGTTTAGATGGTGCGATTGTAGGTATGCGTAGCTTCGGTGAATCTGCACCTGCAAATGAGTTATTTGAAGAGTTTGGTTTTACTGTTGAAAATGTGGTTACACAGGCAAAATCTTTACTTAAATAA